In Chitinophaga nivalis, a single genomic region encodes these proteins:
- a CDS encoding RHS repeat-associated core domain-containing protein, whose amino-acid sequence MKQRISILLPALCGLCMAGPLVLEAQNRPDNNSKQPVVPVQPTPPGYTNNVINYVRTWEPFKPFTDVAVVISNVDVTQVKQTTQYFDGLGRLLQTVGKGSSPAKKDLVTPVVYDAFGRERYQYLPYVATGADGQFKQQPFTEQASFMNTTYGNKEQVHYAETAFDGSPLNRPLRNFAPGNSWGSVGGNKPVTNEYQVNAVTDTVISWTLPAAGGMPVRSGSYAPGTLYKEVLKDERGFSVVEFKDKEGQVVLKKVQVQPTVATGHSGWLSTYYIYDDLNNLRFVLSPKAVAWLAGNNWQLNATVVAELCFQYRYDGRKRMIEKWVPGVQVPTELVHDTRNRQVFFRDAVMAAKNQWLVTLYDALDRVTMKALYNVPDSRQTLQNTLDALTGANPVPVLDQAKLTPLSYTYYDNYDYAGAQPFRNTDMDKLITGEPNAEPISTTNGTGWGQITGQKVRVLNTDQWLLATTYYDAKGRVIQVISDNLSGSRDAVSTRYNFSDKVVATYLHHANVKSTQTPATRILTLMSYDHGNRVTKIQQQLNSLPVKTLVVNEYNELGLLKKKTLGNNLESLEYDYNIRGWLKGINKNYIQSDVAHFFGMELSYDYGYTTNQLNGNIAGVTWRSKGDGQRRSYGYTYDAANRLLKADFAQLYNIWDNSRGVNFDVVLGNGTDPNTAYDANGNIKAMTQHGMKNGTSNAIDKLTYTYRNDGNRLQGVVDDVVDPSSVLGDFKELNGKNNQDYDYDKNGNLIQDLNKGIALNGITYNYLNLPDKVDMGSKGIIYYQYDAAGNKLRKTVEDKTVNPVKRTVTDYMGGFIYRNDTLQHFPHEEGRVRWVVKAGQPGAPVYDYFVRDHQQSTRMILTEQTDFSLYAATMEKASAAKENALFSNIEETRAPKPAGYPGAQAGDKNEFLAKLNAKSGGKKIGPSLVLKVMAGDTVQLGAQAFYKSQGPADNKQAMAPAETMLADLAAAFSGSGIQEAGAHGVAGQAATTPFTTNFYQHDYQRMKEKDPERYNTDKPKAYLNFVLFDEQFKLVDENSGVKSVKATPDQLQTLVQEKTVMKRSGYLYVYTSNESAQDVYFDNVTAGLSPGPILEETHYYPFGLTMAGISGTALTGGKYPENRSKYNGKELQQKEFADESGLEWYDYGKRMYDAQLGRWHSIDPLLDKSIDVSPYTYVRNNPITKVDPDGNTDYDVVIKTTKDAKTGAITRTVDISIKYNVINLSGTSIYNATQVAGSGYNDATYSTTLDVKKGEAGAKQDMKMIVNVSIEHKMATNINQVNNAENVMLVVDDVQKSKPTDKLEPAGRAELQGQTAAVEGKSISNKNLVQHEMGHNMGLTHVEGDNTNMMNPTPKNNKTTEKQRKQMYGVFGGMQDGSHHMGPKNAQKEAKEFLEKTNNSYDQEKAKKAGF is encoded by the coding sequence ATGAAACAACGCATAAGTATCTTGTTACCGGCCCTATGCGGGCTATGTATGGCTGGCCCGCTGGTGCTGGAGGCCCAGAACCGGCCGGATAACAATAGTAAGCAACCTGTTGTTCCCGTTCAGCCTACCCCTCCCGGCTATACGAATAATGTTATTAACTATGTACGCACCTGGGAGCCATTCAAACCATTTACAGATGTGGCTGTAGTGATCAGCAATGTGGATGTGACACAGGTGAAACAAACTACGCAGTATTTCGATGGATTGGGCAGGTTGCTGCAGACTGTTGGTAAGGGGAGCAGTCCGGCAAAAAAAGACCTGGTGACCCCTGTCGTTTATGATGCGTTTGGGCGTGAGCGTTATCAATACCTGCCTTATGTAGCTACGGGTGCCGACGGACAGTTTAAGCAACAGCCTTTTACAGAACAGGCTTCTTTTATGAATACCACCTATGGCAACAAAGAACAGGTGCATTATGCGGAGACGGCTTTTGATGGCTCTCCGCTCAACAGGCCCCTGAGAAACTTTGCGCCGGGTAACAGCTGGGGCAGCGTAGGCGGTAATAAACCTGTTACCAATGAATACCAGGTAAATGCGGTTACGGATACCGTTATCAGCTGGACTTTACCGGCCGCCGGTGGTATGCCGGTAAGATCCGGTAGCTATGCGCCTGGTACCCTGTATAAAGAGGTATTGAAAGATGAAAGAGGATTCAGCGTAGTAGAGTTCAAAGATAAGGAAGGGCAGGTAGTGCTGAAAAAAGTACAGGTACAACCTACCGTTGCTACAGGGCATAGTGGCTGGCTGAGTACTTATTATATCTACGATGACCTGAATAACCTGCGTTTTGTATTATCGCCTAAGGCAGTCGCCTGGCTTGCCGGTAACAACTGGCAGCTGAATGCCACCGTGGTCGCGGAGCTGTGTTTTCAATACCGCTATGATGGTCGTAAACGCATGATTGAAAAATGGGTGCCGGGGGTGCAGGTGCCTACGGAACTGGTGCATGATACCCGTAACCGTCAGGTGTTTTTCAGGGATGCCGTGATGGCCGCTAAAAATCAATGGCTGGTGACCCTGTATGATGCATTGGACCGGGTTACCATGAAGGCGCTGTATAATGTGCCCGACAGCCGGCAAACACTGCAAAATACGCTGGATGCCTTAACCGGTGCAAACCCGGTACCAGTATTGGATCAGGCGAAACTGACCCCGTTGAGCTATACTTACTATGATAACTATGATTATGCCGGCGCGCAGCCTTTCCGGAATACGGATATGGATAAGCTCATCACCGGCGAGCCGAATGCGGAACCAATCAGCACCACCAACGGTACGGGCTGGGGACAGATCACCGGTCAGAAGGTGAGGGTATTAAATACCGATCAGTGGTTGCTGGCAACTACCTACTATGATGCGAAAGGAAGGGTTATACAGGTGATCTCCGATAATCTCAGTGGTAGCCGGGATGCTGTGAGTACCCGTTATAATTTCAGTGATAAGGTGGTGGCTACCTATTTGCATCATGCCAATGTGAAAAGTACCCAGACGCCGGCCACCCGGATATTGACGCTGATGAGCTATGATCATGGCAACCGGGTGACGAAGATACAGCAACAGCTAAACAGCCTGCCTGTGAAAACCCTGGTAGTAAATGAATATAATGAGCTGGGACTGCTGAAGAAAAAGACCCTGGGGAATAACCTCGAATCCCTGGAATATGACTACAATATCCGGGGCTGGCTGAAAGGAATTAACAAGAACTATATACAGTCGGATGTAGCGCATTTCTTTGGTATGGAGCTGTCTTACGATTATGGCTATACGACTAACCAGCTCAACGGCAATATTGCCGGCGTCACCTGGAGAAGTAAAGGAGATGGCCAGCGCCGTTCCTATGGCTATACCTATGATGCTGCCAACCGGCTGTTAAAGGCGGATTTTGCCCAACTGTATAATATCTGGGATAATAGTCGCGGGGTGAACTTTGACGTGGTACTGGGTAATGGTACTGACCCTAATACGGCCTATGATGCCAATGGGAATATCAAAGCCATGACGCAGCACGGTATGAAAAATGGTACCAGCAATGCTATCGACAAGCTGACCTATACCTATCGTAATGATGGTAACCGCCTGCAGGGGGTAGTGGATGATGTGGTAGATCCTTCATCGGTGCTGGGCGACTTCAAAGAGTTGAATGGCAAGAATAACCAGGACTATGACTATGATAAAAACGGGAATCTGATCCAGGACCTGAATAAAGGGATTGCACTGAACGGCATTACCTACAATTACCTGAATCTGCCGGACAAGGTAGATATGGGTAGTAAGGGTATTATTTACTATCAGTATGATGCGGCCGGCAATAAGCTGCGTAAAACCGTAGAGGATAAAACAGTGAATCCGGTAAAACGTACGGTAACGGATTATATGGGTGGGTTTATCTATAGAAATGATACTTTACAGCATTTTCCGCATGAGGAAGGGCGTGTGCGCTGGGTAGTCAAAGCAGGGCAGCCTGGAGCACCGGTATATGATTATTTTGTCCGCGATCACCAGCAGAGCACACGGATGATACTGACGGAGCAAACGGATTTCAGCCTGTACGCCGCCACCATGGAAAAGGCCAGTGCCGCGAAAGAAAATGCGCTTTTCAGCAATATAGAAGAAACCCGTGCGCCTAAACCCGCAGGGTATCCGGGTGCGCAGGCAGGGGATAAGAATGAGTTCCTGGCGAAGCTGAATGCAAAATCCGGTGGTAAAAAAATAGGGCCTTCCCTCGTATTGAAAGTGATGGCAGGAGATACCGTACAGCTGGGCGCCCAGGCATTCTATAAATCGCAGGGGCCAGCAGACAATAAGCAGGCCATGGCGCCGGCGGAAACGATGCTGGCCGACCTGGCTGCTGCTTTCAGTGGCAGCGGTATACAGGAAGCCGGTGCGCACGGAGTGGCAGGGCAGGCAGCGACTACGCCTTTCACGACCAATTTCTATCAGCATGATTACCAGCGGATGAAAGAAAAAGATCCGGAGCGCTACAACACGGATAAGCCTAAAGCTTATCTGAACTTTGTACTGTTTGATGAACAGTTTAAATTAGTGGATGAAAACAGCGGTGTGAAATCTGTGAAGGCGACGCCGGACCAGTTGCAGACATTGGTACAGGAAAAGACGGTAATGAAGCGGAGTGGTTACCTGTATGTATATACGTCGAATGAAAGTGCACAGGATGTTTATTTCGATAATGTCACCGCGGGATTAAGTCCCGGGCCTATCCTGGAGGAAACGCATTATTATCCGTTTGGATTGACCATGGCAGGCATCAGTGGTACGGCGCTTACGGGTGGAAAGTACCCGGAGAACCGGAGCAAGTATAATGGCAAGGAGTTGCAGCAAAAAGAGTTTGCGGATGAGAGTGGGCTGGAGTGGTATGATTACGGAAAAAGGATGTATGATGCGCAGCTGGGCAGGTGGCATTCGATAGATCCGTTGCTGGATAAATCTATTGATGTCAGCCCGTATACCTACGTACGGAACAATCCTATTACCAAAGTAGATCCTGATGGGAATACGGATTATGATGTGGTGATTAAAACCACGAAGGATGCCAAAACCGGTGCGATTACCCGGACGGTGGATATCAGTATTAAATACAACGTGATTAATCTTTCCGGTACCAGCATTTACAATGCAACGCAGGTAGCAGGATCTGGTTATAATGATGCTACTTATAGTACGACATTGGATGTAAAGAAAGGAGAGGCAGGAGCGAAGCAGGATATGAAAATGATCGTGAATGTAAGCATCGAACATAAAATGGCTACCAATATCAACCAGGTAAATAACGCGGAAAATGTGATGCTGGTGGTAGATGATGTACAGAAGAGTAAACCTACTGATAAGCTGGAACCAGCCGGACGGGCCGAACTACAGGGGCAGACGGCAGCAGTGGAAGGTAAATCTATCAGTAATAAAAACCTGGTACAGCATGAAATGGGGCATAATATGGGGCTGACGCATGTGGAGGGTGATAATACCAATATGATGAATCCTACACCGAAGAATAATAAGACAACAGAAAAACAAAGGAAACAAATGTATGGTGTATTTGGTGGTATGCAGGATGGTAGCCACCACATGGGACCAAAAAATGCCCAAAAAGAAGCAAAAGAATTTCTGGAAAAAACCAATAACTCCTATGATCAGGAAAAGGCAAAAAAAGCAGGTTTTTAA
- a CDS encoding DUF3450 domain-containing protein, producing the protein MKRNHLIFSCTFLLGSFIQITLQAQNTFPATGNVGIGTTSPAQKLTLDMGATRNGIQLLSDGDVNAYSDIMFSSKGATPIPGNNVDTWIISHRKDAYFSGGGSALTSLEFYGVRSGGGYYTPLIFRPDGNIILASPYQTMRSGNVGIGTLNPGNYKLAVEGVIAARKIKVTQESWADFVFHPDYQLPSLGSVESYIKIHRHLPDIPAAVEIEKNGLDLGDINKQLLQKVEELTLYMIQQQKTIDAQHQRIEKLEQHMNKRKK; encoded by the coding sequence ATGAAAAGAAACCACCTTATTTTTTCCTGTACCTTCCTGCTGGGTTCATTTATCCAAATTACCTTGCAGGCACAGAATACCTTTCCTGCAACCGGTAATGTAGGTATTGGTACTACCAGCCCTGCGCAGAAATTAACGCTCGATATGGGTGCCACCAGGAACGGTATACAGTTGCTGAGTGATGGAGATGTAAATGCTTACAGTGATATCATGTTCTCTTCAAAAGGAGCCACCCCCATTCCAGGTAACAACGTCGATACCTGGATTATTTCTCACCGAAAAGATGCCTATTTCTCCGGAGGTGGCAGTGCGCTGACTTCCCTCGAATTTTACGGTGTCCGCTCCGGCGGTGGTTATTATACCCCACTGATATTCAGACCCGATGGTAATATTATCCTGGCATCTCCCTATCAAACCATGCGTAGTGGTAATGTAGGAATAGGTACCCTTAATCCGGGGAACTATAAATTGGCGGTAGAAGGAGTCATCGCCGCCCGTAAAATAAAAGTAACCCAGGAATCCTGGGCCGATTTTGTATTTCATCCGGATTATCAACTGCCTTCCCTGGGATCGGTAGAAAGCTATATTAAAATACACCGCCACCTGCCCGATATACCTGCTGCTGTTGAAATTGAAAAGAATGGGCTGGATCTGGGTGACATCAATAAACAACTCCTGCAAAAAGTAGAAGAACTTACTTTGTATATGATTCAGCAACAAAAAACCATTGATGCACAGCATCAGCGTATTGAAAAGCTGGAACAGCATATGAATAAACGTAAAAAATAA
- a CDS encoding DUF1569 domain-containing protein — MMTIFHEPSRNALINRIQSLDHTATAQWGKMNLYQMLRHVTIWNEWIQGKSDKVYKQELLGRIFGKMALRNMIKDEKPIKKNLPTGKGFTVQERTGDIATLKIIWSKLLADYAHYSNPYFIHDFFGKMSEAEIGVLVYKHMDHHLRQFGR; from the coding sequence ATGATGACAATCTTTCATGAACCTTCGAGAAACGCACTGATTAACAGAATCCAATCCCTGGATCACACGGCTACTGCACAATGGGGCAAAATGAACCTCTACCAGATGCTCAGACATGTCACCATCTGGAATGAATGGATACAAGGTAAAAGTGACAAAGTATATAAGCAGGAATTACTGGGGCGCATCTTTGGTAAGATGGCACTCCGGAACATGATCAAAGACGAGAAACCCATCAAGAAAAATCTGCCTACCGGAAAGGGATTTACCGTACAGGAGAGAACCGGCGACATTGCCACCTTAAAGATAATCTGGAGTAAGCTGCTGGCAGATTATGCGCACTACTCCAATCCCTACTTTATTCACGACTTCTTTGGCAAGATGAGCGAAGCAGAAATTGGCGTACTGGTATATAAGCATATGGATCATCATTTACGGCAATTTGGGAGATGA
- a CDS encoding efflux RND transporter periplasmic adaptor subunit, with protein sequence MKRIIMLMGLYALLCHTSCKSSKGEEKEAAGKFLVTSPVKMDTSVTREYVCQISSIRNIELRAQEKGYLQRIAVDEGQSVKAGQLLFSIMPQLYEAEQQKAAAEARAAEIEVQNIQALADKNIVSQNELALAKAKLQKAQAELSLAKVHLAFTTIKAPFDGIIDRLHLKQGSLVGEGDLLSTLSDNSRMWVYFNVSEPEYLDYEASIKSKGEMKVNLLMANKQVFKYPGVVETIEGEFNHETGNIAFRATFPNPDQLLRHGETGSILMNMPLKDALIIPQKATMEIMDKKYVFVVTKDNVVKLRPITIAAEMPDLYVIKEGLAANEKILLEGLRKVKDNDKISFDYEEPGQVISHLKLPTE encoded by the coding sequence ATGAAAAGAATCATCATGCTCATGGGCTTGTATGCATTACTGTGCCATACAAGCTGTAAGTCATCAAAAGGAGAAGAAAAAGAAGCTGCCGGCAAATTTCTGGTTACCAGCCCGGTGAAAATGGACACCTCCGTTACCAGGGAATATGTCTGTCAGATAAGTTCCATACGCAATATTGAACTGAGAGCGCAGGAAAAAGGCTATCTGCAGCGTATTGCGGTAGATGAAGGCCAGTCTGTAAAAGCAGGACAACTATTGTTCAGCATTATGCCGCAGCTGTATGAAGCCGAGCAGCAAAAAGCAGCGGCAGAAGCCAGGGCAGCAGAAATTGAAGTACAGAATATCCAGGCACTGGCAGATAAAAACATCGTATCCCAGAATGAACTGGCATTGGCCAAAGCCAAGCTGCAAAAGGCCCAGGCAGAATTATCACTGGCCAAAGTACACCTGGCATTTACCACCATAAAAGCCCCTTTCGACGGTATCATTGACCGGCTGCATTTAAAACAGGGCAGCCTTGTAGGAGAAGGCGACCTGCTCTCTACCCTCTCAGACAACAGCCGCATGTGGGTCTATTTTAATGTTTCTGAACCTGAATACCTGGATTATGAAGCGAGTATAAAATCCAAAGGCGAGATGAAAGTAAATCTGCTGATGGCCAACAAACAGGTATTCAAATATCCGGGCGTAGTGGAAACAATCGAAGGCGAGTTTAACCACGAAACCGGCAATATCGCATTCAGGGCCACCTTTCCCAACCCCGATCAACTGCTGAGACACGGAGAAACCGGTAGCATTCTGATGAACATGCCACTAAAAGATGCGCTGATCATTCCTCAGAAAGCCACCATGGAAATTATGGACAAGAAATATGTTTTTGTAGTAACCAAAGATAATGTGGTAAAGTTAAGACCGATCACCATCGCCGCTGAAATGCCTGATCTCTATGTCATAAAAGAGGGTTTGGCTGCAAACGAAAAAATATTACTGGAAGGTTTACGTAAAGTAAAAGACAATGATAAAATATCGTTTGACTATGAGGAGCCTGGTCAGGTAATCTCCCATTTGAAATTGCCAACGGAATAA
- a CDS encoding efflux RND transporter permease subunit yields MFNIFMKRPVFAIVISLVIIFMGVLAINTLPTSQFPSIAPPRVMVSVAYPGASADVLVKSVLIPLEKSVNGVPGMKYMTSDATSAGEANIQVVFDLGTDPNQAVVNVKNRIEQVTNRLPELVQREGVVVNILQPNMLMYVNVYSKDPKADENFLYNYSNVNILRELSRVKGIGNAQILGSRQYAMRIWLKPDRMRAYNVSTDEVMAALGNQSVIGSPGRLGRSDGKRSEALEYVLTYEGRYNKPEQYQDVIIKANPNGELLRLKDVADVELGSEFYDIYSNLNSHPSAAIMLKQTYGSNASDVIKEVKAKLEELKASFPPGMDYEISYDVSNFLDASIEKVIHTLGEAFVLVAIVVFLFLGDWRSTLIPTLAVPVSLIGAFFFMQLFGLTINLITLFALVLAIGIVVDNAIVVIEAVHAKMEEEHLSPYAATRKALYEISGAIVAITFVMAAVFIPVAFMSGPVGIFYRQFSITMATSIVLSGIVALTLTPVLCAILLKNNHGQPRKKTPVDKLLDVFNRGFEKLTGRYTRLMEKIVNRRVITFGILLAFGLGIFGIGQTLPSGFIPSEDQGMIYAIIQTPPGATLERTNELARKVQEIASHVDGIQSVSALAGYEVLTEGRGSNAGTCLINLKGWSARKHSVNQIIAELEEKCRDIPGATIEFFGPPAVPGYGAAGGFSLRLLDKTNGDDYKEMEKVNDEFMAALKKRKELTGLFTFYSANYPQYELNIDNQAAMQKGVSIGKAMDNLSILVGSTYEQGFIRFGNFFKVYVQAAPEYRRLPEDLMKLYVKNNRDEMVPYAAFMSIKKGHGLNEITRYNMYNSSAIRGEPAAGYSSGEAIRIIQEVAAQTLPHGYGIDWEGLSKDEAGRGNEALYIFLIVLFFVYLILAAQYESFILPLAVVLSLPAGVFGSFLLLKVMGLSNDIYAQVGLIMLVGLLGKNAVLIVEFAAQLHRSGASVFEAAIAGAKTRFRPILMTSLAFIAGLIPLVFASGPGAIGNRTIGAASLGGMLIGTLFGVILIPGLYYIFGSIAAKRKLIKDEDEKPLTERKIIIVEAERYNPGN; encoded by the coding sequence ATGTTCAATATATTTATGAAAAGGCCCGTCTTTGCGATAGTGATATCACTTGTCATTATCTTCATGGGCGTACTGGCTATTAACACACTACCTACCTCACAGTTCCCTTCCATTGCTCCGCCCAGGGTAATGGTGAGTGTAGCGTATCCCGGAGCCAGCGCCGACGTGCTGGTTAAATCCGTACTCATACCGCTGGAGAAATCCGTGAATGGTGTACCGGGAATGAAGTATATGACCTCCGATGCCACCAGTGCCGGTGAAGCAAACATACAGGTAGTTTTTGATCTGGGAACAGATCCCAACCAGGCAGTTGTAAATGTGAAGAACCGTATTGAACAGGTGACGAACCGGTTACCTGAGCTGGTGCAACGGGAAGGCGTAGTCGTTAACATCCTTCAGCCCAACATGCTGATGTATGTGAACGTATACAGCAAAGATCCCAAAGCAGATGAAAACTTCCTGTACAACTATTCCAATGTTAACATTTTACGGGAGCTTAGCAGGGTAAAAGGTATCGGCAATGCCCAGATACTGGGTAGCCGGCAGTATGCCATGCGTATCTGGCTGAAACCAGACAGGATGCGGGCATACAATGTATCAACGGATGAAGTCATGGCAGCATTGGGTAACCAGAGTGTAATCGGCTCCCCCGGAAGACTCGGCAGAAGCGATGGTAAACGTTCGGAAGCGCTCGAATATGTATTGACCTACGAGGGAAGATACAATAAGCCGGAACAATACCAGGATGTGATCATCAAGGCCAATCCCAACGGCGAATTGCTCCGGTTGAAAGATGTGGCAGATGTGGAACTGGGAAGTGAATTCTATGATATTTACTCCAACCTCAACAGCCACCCTTCTGCCGCCATCATGCTGAAGCAAACCTACGGTAGTAATGCCAGCGACGTCATTAAGGAAGTGAAAGCCAAATTGGAGGAATTAAAAGCCTCTTTCCCACCAGGCATGGATTATGAGATCAGTTATGATGTGTCCAACTTCCTCGATGCCTCCATCGAAAAAGTAATCCATACCCTGGGAGAAGCCTTTGTACTGGTAGCCATTGTGGTGTTCCTGTTTCTGGGCGACTGGCGTTCTACCCTGATTCCAACACTCGCTGTGCCGGTATCCCTGATAGGCGCCTTCTTTTTCATGCAGCTGTTCGGCCTGACCATCAATCTGATTACCTTATTCGCACTGGTACTGGCCATCGGTATTGTGGTAGATAATGCCATTGTGGTGATTGAAGCGGTGCATGCCAAAATGGAAGAAGAACACCTTTCGCCTTATGCAGCCACCAGAAAAGCCTTGTATGAAATCAGCGGAGCTATTGTGGCAATCACATTTGTGATGGCCGCCGTATTTATTCCGGTAGCATTCATGTCGGGACCTGTAGGTATCTTCTATCGGCAGTTTTCTATTACCATGGCCACTTCTATTGTACTTTCGGGTATAGTGGCGCTGACGCTCACACCGGTGCTTTGTGCCATTCTGCTCAAAAACAACCACGGCCAGCCCAGGAAAAAAACGCCGGTCGATAAACTCCTCGATGTCTTTAACAGAGGGTTCGAAAAACTCACGGGCAGGTATACACGACTCATGGAAAAGATCGTAAACCGGCGGGTAATCACGTTCGGTATCCTGCTGGCATTCGGGCTGGGCATCTTCGGTATCGGGCAAACGCTTCCTTCCGGCTTTATCCCCAGTGAAGACCAGGGTATGATCTATGCCATCATCCAAACACCTCCGGGCGCTACGCTGGAAAGAACAAACGAGCTGGCCCGCAAGGTGCAGGAGATTGCATCACACGTGGACGGCATCCAGTCTGTTTCCGCACTGGCTGGTTATGAAGTGCTGACGGAAGGCCGCGGCTCCAATGCAGGTACCTGTCTGATCAATCTCAAAGGCTGGTCCGCGCGCAAGCATTCTGTGAACCAGATCATTGCTGAACTGGAAGAAAAATGCCGGGATATTCCCGGCGCCACCATAGAGTTCTTCGGTCCTCCTGCAGTACCGGGCTATGGTGCGGCAGGTGGTTTCTCTCTGCGGTTGCTGGACAAAACCAACGGTGACGACTATAAGGAAATGGAAAAAGTGAATGATGAATTTATGGCTGCCTTGAAAAAACGGAAAGAATTAACAGGCCTCTTCACTTTTTACAGCGCCAACTATCCGCAATATGAGCTGAATATAGATAATCAGGCAGCTATGCAGAAAGGGGTTTCTATTGGTAAAGCCATGGACAATCTGTCTATCCTGGTGGGTAGTACCTACGAACAGGGCTTCATCCGGTTTGGTAACTTCTTTAAGGTATATGTGCAGGCAGCACCTGAATACAGAAGGCTACCGGAAGACCTGATGAAGTTATATGTAAAAAATAACCGGGACGAAATGGTGCCTTATGCGGCCTTTATGAGTATCAAAAAAGGGCATGGTCTCAATGAAATCACCCGATACAATATGTACAACTCATCTGCTATCCGGGGAGAACCAGCGGCAGGATACAGCAGCGGCGAAGCCATCCGGATTATCCAGGAAGTAGCCGCTCAGACACTGCCGCATGGTTACGGCATTGACTGGGAAGGTTTGTCTAAGGATGAAGCAGGCAGAGGAAATGAAGCCCTCTATATCTTCCTGATTGTATTGTTCTTTGTATACCTGATCCTGGCCGCCCAGTATGAAAGTTTCATACTGCCATTGGCGGTAGTGCTTTCATTACCGGCGGGTGTTTTCGGTTCCTTTTTGCTGCTTAAGGTAATGGGCTTGTCGAACGATATATATGCACAGGTAGGCCTGATTATGCTCGTGGGGCTGTTAGGAAAAAATGCCGTATTGATCGTAGAATTTGCCGCTCAGCTGCACCGCTCAGGCGCCTCCGTATTTGAAGCTGCCATAGCTGGCGCCAAAACACGTTTCCGTCCGATATTAATGACCTCCCTTGCCTTTATTGCGGGCCTGATTCCACTGGTTTTTGCCAGCGGCCCCGGGGCTATTGGCAACCGGACGATTGGCGCCGCCTCACTCGGCGGGATGCTCATAGGTACCCTCTTCGGCGTGATACTCATTCCCGGATTGTATTACATATTCGGCAGTATTGCAGCGAAGCGTAAACTGATTAAAGACGAAGACGAGAAACCGCTCACCGAACGTAAGATTATCATCGTTGAAGCCGAAAGATATAACCCAGGAAATTAA